Proteins encoded within one genomic window of [Enterobacter] lignolyticus SCF1:
- a CDS encoding glycoside hydrolase family 19 protein: MNKRTLLSVLVAGACVAPWMAQAAMLQAGGEPYTLKASDLAQKEKTLTDFPLMQSVKDTIRTLDNSVVEQIEPGKASNPENVKRVEGIVKASDWEYLFPLRAKEYTYSNFLKAVGKFPALCQTYSDGRDSDAICRKELATMFAHFAQETGGHESWRPEAEWRQALVYVREMGWSEGQKGGYNGECNPNVWQGQTWPCGKDKDGDFVSYFGRGAKQLSYNYNYGPFSEAMFGDVRPLLDKPELVADTWLNLASAIFFFAYPQPPKPSMLQVIDGSWQPNAHDKANGLVPGFGVTTQIINGGVECGGPTENAQSENRIKYYKEFAKYLKVPVGASEVMGCANMKQFDEGGSGALKIYWEQDWGWSADTPDGKTYACQLVGYQTPFSAFKQGDYTKCVQHFYNVKIVNDDGSALTPGEEVKPAPSDDVPPPVPADETPAPTPEEPTTVNHAPVAHIAGPIGAVEAGAHVSLSAEGSTDADGNKLTYTWRAQDGQTVSGEDKAVITFTAPEAAAAQQYEVSLTVSDGELSSTTSYLLNVNAKAQTPAGDDGHAGSYPAWSANAKYSAGDIVNNHGKLFQCKPFPYSGWCSQAPAYYEPGAGQAWQDAWNAL, from the coding sequence ATGAATAAAAGGACATTATTAAGCGTATTGGTCGCTGGCGCCTGCGTGGCGCCCTGGATGGCCCAGGCGGCGATGCTGCAGGCAGGCGGCGAACCCTACACCCTGAAAGCCAGCGATCTGGCGCAGAAGGAAAAAACGCTGACCGATTTTCCGCTGATGCAGTCGGTGAAAGACACGATTCGCACCCTGGATAACAGCGTGGTCGAGCAGATTGAGCCGGGGAAAGCCTCCAACCCGGAGAACGTGAAGCGGGTAGAAGGGATAGTGAAAGCCAGCGACTGGGAGTATCTGTTCCCGCTGCGGGCCAAAGAGTATACCTACAGCAACTTCCTGAAGGCGGTCGGCAAGTTTCCGGCCCTGTGTCAGACCTACAGCGACGGCCGCGACAGCGACGCCATTTGCCGTAAGGAGCTGGCGACCATGTTTGCCCACTTCGCCCAGGAAACCGGCGGCCATGAAAGCTGGCGTCCGGAGGCCGAATGGCGTCAGGCGCTGGTCTATGTGCGCGAAATGGGCTGGAGCGAAGGGCAGAAGGGCGGCTATAACGGCGAATGCAACCCGAACGTCTGGCAGGGACAAACCTGGCCGTGCGGGAAAGATAAAGACGGCGACTTCGTCAGCTACTTTGGCCGCGGCGCCAAGCAGCTCTCGTACAACTATAACTACGGTCCGTTCTCGGAGGCGATGTTTGGCGATGTCCGTCCGCTGCTGGATAAACCCGAGCTGGTGGCGGACACCTGGCTGAACCTGGCCAGCGCCATCTTCTTCTTCGCCTATCCGCAGCCGCCGAAACCGAGCATGCTGCAGGTGATTGACGGCTCCTGGCAACCTAACGCTCACGATAAGGCCAACGGTCTGGTGCCGGGCTTTGGCGTGACCACGCAGATTATCAACGGCGGCGTGGAGTGCGGCGGCCCGACCGAGAACGCCCAGTCGGAAAACCGCATCAAGTACTATAAAGAGTTCGCGAAATACCTGAAGGTGCCGGTCGGGGCCAGTGAGGTGATGGGCTGCGCGAACATGAAGCAGTTTGATGAGGGCGGTTCCGGCGCGCTGAAAATCTACTGGGAGCAGGACTGGGGCTGGAGTGCGGATACGCCGGACGGCAAAACCTACGCCTGTCAGCTGGTCGGCTATCAGACGCCGTTTAGCGCGTTTAAGCAGGGGGATTACACCAAATGCGTTCAGCATTTCTACAATGTGAAGATTGTGAATGACGATGGCTCCGCGCTGACGCCGGGCGAGGAGGTCAAACCCGCGCCGTCCGACGACGTGCCGCCGCCGGTCCCGGCGGATGAAACGCCTGCGCCGACGCCGGAAGAGCCGACCACCGTTAACCACGCGCCGGTCGCCCATATCGCCGGGCCGATCGGCGCCGTCGAAGCCGGGGCGCACGTTTCGCTGAGCGCGGAGGGGTCGACCGATGCCGACGGCAATAAGCTGACCTACACCTGGCGCGCTCAGGATGGTCAGACCGTCAGCGGTGAAGATAAGGCGGTTATCACCTTTACCGCGCCGGAAGCCGCCGCCGCGCAGCAGTATGAGGTCAGCCTGACCGTCAGCGACGGAGAGCTCAGCAGTACGACCTCGTATCTGCTGAACGTCAACGCCAAAGCGCAGACGCCGGCGGGTGATGACGGTCATGCGGGCAGCTACCCGGCATGGAGCGCGAATGCGAAGTACAGCGCCGGGGATATCGTCAATAACCACGGCAAGCTGTTCCAGTGCAAGCCGTTCCCGTACAGCGGCTGGTGCAGCCAGGCGCCTGCCTACTACGAGCCGGGCGCCGGGCAGGCCTGGCAGGATGCGTGGAACGCGCTGTAA
- a CDS encoding prepilin peptidase: MVLTLLRHAYLLPFCLLSAVLGAIWGSFLGVIIDRLPAMIVADGCADKNLFYPPSHCTHCQHTLRWWQNIPLLSWLLLRGQCAHCRQPIPLLWFLLEALSALFFAATVWVFPQPQAWLALWLLWSALLPLAVIDARHMLLPDCLTLPLLWCGLLLNLRGGWLSLQDAVVGAAAGYVFLWLLYWGYRLLRGREGIGQGDLKLVAAFGAWLGWQVLPQLLLFAAFLAILLFLLPRRDAAAAQPFGPSLCIAGGGIFILHSLLFIF, translated from the coding sequence ATGGTCCTGACGCTTTTGCGCCATGCGTACCTGCTGCCGTTTTGCCTGTTGAGCGCCGTACTGGGGGCGATATGGGGCAGCTTTCTCGGCGTGATTATCGACCGCCTGCCGGCGATGATCGTCGCGGACGGCTGCGCCGATAAAAACCTGTTTTATCCGCCGTCGCATTGTACGCACTGCCAGCATACGCTGCGCTGGTGGCAAAATATTCCCCTGCTGAGCTGGCTGCTGCTGCGCGGGCAATGCGCCCACTGTCGGCAGCCCATTCCCCTGCTGTGGTTTCTTCTGGAAGCATTGAGCGCGCTTTTTTTTGCCGCGACGGTCTGGGTGTTCCCGCAGCCGCAGGCGTGGCTGGCGCTGTGGCTGCTGTGGTCGGCGCTGCTTCCGCTGGCGGTGATTGATGCCCGCCATATGCTGCTGCCGGATTGTCTGACGCTGCCGCTGCTGTGGTGCGGCCTGCTGCTGAACCTGCGCGGCGGCTGGCTTTCCCTGCAGGATGCGGTGGTGGGGGCGGCGGCGGGATACGTTTTTCTGTGGCTGCTGTACTGGGGGTACCGCCTTCTGCGAGGCCGGGAGGGTATCGGTCAGGGAGATCTTAAGCTGGTGGCGGCATTTGGCGCCTGGCTCGGCTGGCAGGTACTACCCCAGCTATTATTGTTCGCCGCTTTTTTGGCCATTCTTCTTTTTCTGTTGCCCCGACGCGACGCCGCCGCCGCTCAACCCTTTGGTCCCAGCCTGTGCATTGCTGGCGGCGGTATTTTTATTTTGCATTCGCTGTTATTTATTTTCTGA
- a CDS encoding glycosyl hydrolase family 18 protein: MKLMKPKYLALFVATVAGSSAFAAVPGKPMLSYGNDKFAIVEVDQAAQDYNSLVKVHDGADVTVEWNVWSGDAPTSAKVLLDGQTVWSGAGSASGKATFKVKKGGRYQEQVELCNASGCSKSDSKLIIVADTDGSHLLPLNAPLQENNKAFSKHTDKVVAAYFPEWGVYGRNFPVDKIPAANLNHILYGFIPICGGDGINDSLKSVEGGNSFEALKRACNGRQDYQVAIHDPWAALQKPQSGVAAWDDPYKGNFGQLMALKKAHPDLKILPSIGGWTMSDPFFKMHDKVIRDRFVASVKDFLKTWKFFDGVDIDWEFPGGGGQNEALGNPQQDKETYTLLMQDLRAMLNSLSQETGRQYELTTAIGSGKDKIEDVDYTAAQQYLDHIFLMSYDFYGAWSNTELGHQAALYAPAWRPDTHYTTDNGVQALLDQGVKPGKIVVGAGMYGRGWTGVHGYSGDNPFSGTATGAVKGTWEPGVVDYRQIVNEYKGKPGWEYGYDAAAEAPYVFNKSTGELISYDDARSVAAKGKYVLAKNLGGLFAWSIDSDNGDILNAMNESLLGGSTPVDPVATNHPPVATASDVTVTGPATVTLDGSASSDPDGDAITYKWTQISGPAVTLTNSAKAKATFSVAAAASDQSSAFRLTVTDTKGLSHSVDVQVINKTPKANQAPVIRQMDAVTLEAGQTYTLHAQASDPDGDTLTYAWSVPGDMNAADTSSSDLTITAPDVSAQTTRTLSVVVSDGKTSVQSGVVVTVTPKAAQDDANVPSDDVTPPSDDVTPPADEGTPTGSCDHPVDANASKYAAWNATTVYNSGDTVSVDNLVWKAKYWTQGNKPGFGADQWQLVSNVKFGWRAEVVYNGGDTTTYNGSTWRAKWWTQGDKPGNSDVWVKEGASADCK, encoded by the coding sequence ATGAAATTAATGAAGCCAAAATATCTGGCGTTATTTGTCGCTACTGTTGCCGGTAGTTCCGCATTTGCGGCAGTACCGGGAAAACCGATGCTGAGCTATGGCAATGATAAATTCGCCATCGTTGAGGTTGACCAGGCGGCGCAGGACTATAACAGCCTGGTAAAAGTGCATGACGGCGCCGATGTGACCGTCGAGTGGAACGTCTGGAGCGGCGATGCGCCGACCTCCGCGAAGGTGCTGCTTGACGGCCAGACCGTCTGGAGCGGCGCCGGTAGCGCCTCCGGCAAAGCGACCTTCAAAGTGAAAAAAGGCGGCCGCTACCAGGAGCAGGTCGAGCTGTGCAACGCCAGCGGCTGTAGCAAAAGCGACAGTAAGCTGATTATCGTTGCCGACACCGACGGCAGCCATCTGCTGCCGCTGAATGCTCCGCTGCAGGAAAACAACAAGGCGTTCAGCAAGCATACCGACAAGGTGGTGGCGGCCTATTTCCCGGAGTGGGGCGTGTATGGCCGTAATTTCCCGGTCGACAAAATTCCGGCGGCGAACCTGAACCATATTCTGTACGGCTTTATTCCGATTTGCGGCGGCGACGGGATAAACGACAGCCTGAAGTCCGTGGAGGGGGGCAACAGCTTCGAAGCGCTCAAACGCGCCTGTAACGGCCGTCAGGACTATCAGGTCGCTATTCACGACCCGTGGGCGGCGCTGCAAAAACCGCAGTCCGGCGTCGCGGCATGGGACGACCCGTATAAGGGCAACTTCGGCCAGCTGATGGCGTTGAAAAAAGCGCACCCGGACCTGAAAATACTGCCGTCCATCGGCGGCTGGACCATGTCCGATCCGTTCTTCAAAATGCATGACAAGGTTATCCGCGATCGCTTTGTCGCCTCGGTGAAGGATTTCCTCAAAACCTGGAAGTTCTTTGACGGTGTCGATATTGACTGGGAGTTTCCGGGCGGCGGCGGCCAGAACGAAGCCCTGGGCAACCCGCAGCAGGATAAAGAGACCTACACCCTGCTGATGCAGGATCTGCGCGCAATGCTGAACAGCCTCTCTCAGGAGACGGGCCGTCAGTACGAACTGACCACGGCGATTGGCTCCGGCAAAGATAAAATCGAAGACGTGGATTATACCGCCGCGCAGCAGTACCTCGACCATATCTTCCTGATGAGCTACGACTTCTACGGCGCGTGGAGCAACACCGAGCTGGGCCACCAGGCCGCGCTGTATGCGCCCGCGTGGCGACCGGATACCCATTACACCACCGACAACGGCGTGCAGGCGCTGCTCGACCAGGGCGTGAAGCCCGGCAAAATCGTGGTCGGGGCAGGGATGTACGGCCGCGGCTGGACCGGCGTACACGGCTATAGCGGCGATAATCCGTTTAGCGGAACGGCCACCGGCGCGGTAAAAGGCACCTGGGAGCCGGGCGTGGTGGACTACCGGCAGATTGTCAATGAATACAAGGGAAAACCGGGTTGGGAGTACGGCTATGACGCTGCCGCCGAAGCGCCTTACGTCTTCAACAAATCCACCGGCGAACTTATCTCCTACGATGACGCCCGCTCCGTGGCGGCCAAAGGCAAGTACGTGCTGGCGAAGAACCTCGGCGGCCTGTTCGCGTGGTCCATTGACTCCGATAACGGCGATATTCTGAATGCGATGAACGAAAGCCTGCTCGGCGGCAGTACCCCGGTCGACCCGGTGGCGACCAACCACCCGCCGGTCGCGACGGCCTCTGATGTGACGGTAACCGGCCCGGCGACCGTGACGCTGGACGGTTCAGCCTCCAGCGATCCCGATGGGGATGCGATAACCTACAAATGGACGCAGATTTCCGGGCCTGCGGTGACGCTGACCAACAGCGCTAAGGCAAAAGCGACCTTCAGCGTTGCCGCAGCCGCCAGCGACCAGTCCAGCGCGTTCCGCCTGACCGTGACGGATACGAAGGGGCTGAGCCATTCCGTTGATGTACAGGTCATCAACAAAACGCCGAAGGCAAACCAGGCGCCGGTGATCCGCCAGATGGATGCGGTGACGCTGGAGGCCGGGCAGACCTATACCCTGCATGCTCAGGCCTCCGACCCGGACGGCGATACGCTGACCTACGCCTGGAGCGTGCCTGGCGATATGAACGCGGCCGACACCAGCAGCAGCGATCTGACCATCACCGCGCCGGACGTCAGCGCCCAGACCACCCGCACCCTGAGCGTGGTGGTGAGCGACGGTAAAACCAGCGTGCAGTCGGGCGTGGTGGTGACCGTGACGCCAAAGGCGGCGCAGGACGACGCGAATGTGCCATCCGACGACGTAACTCCGCCATCCGACGACGTAACTCCGCCTGCCGACGAGGGTACCCCAACCGGCAGCTGCGACCATCCGGTTGACGCCAATGCCAGCAAATATGCCGCGTGGAACGCGACGACGGTCTACAACAGCGGCGACACCGTCAGCGTCGACAACCTGGTATGGAAAGCCAAATACTGGACCCAGGGCAACAAGCCGGGGTTCGGCGCCGATCAGTGGCAGCTGGTAAGCAACGTGAAGTTCGGCTGGCGCGCCGAGGTGGTCTACAACGGCGGCGATACCACCACCTATAACGGCTCTACCTGGCGCGCTAAATGGTGGACGCAGGGCGATAAGCCGGGCAACAGCGATGTCTGGGTAAAAGAGGGCGCATCGGCCGACTGTAAGTAA
- a CDS encoding potassium transporter Kup: MSHANVSDSSTRSPLFLLAIGALGIVFGDIGTSPLYTFNAVLQLAGDNTQPETVLGALSLLFWTLILITSVKYVMLAMRIDNNGEGGILALMSLLTGKEKQHRLIIFAGLFGAALVYGDGAVTPAISVLSALEGMELIIPGVSPYILPITIAILIAIFSVQHFGTARISKWFAPVMVVWFMSMAMLGVHGIILNPEVLKALNPWYSVHFLFSNGYASFVILGGVFLCVTGAEALYADMGHFGKRPVWLAWFGLVFPCLLLNYAGQAAFILANPHLTDNIFYRLAPSVLRGPLIVLATLATIIASQAIITGAFSMTRQAIQLGWLPRMRITQTAEDNYGQIYIGAVNWALMVATLALVLFFRSSAALASAYGIAVSLTMLMTTCLLFIAMRQIWNWGRVPCALVAGAFLVIDSSFVAANMAKLMNGGYIPLLLAAALCMLMIIWRRGTTQIVRNINEHPVSMTAFLQTIRESAVSRVPGTGIFLSKQPDITPAVMSWHVARNHALQKNLIVTTIEIAMVPRIASEERVRVQQVDESVYRVMARYGFMESPNIPQLLQGIELFAQVDFTDATWYIGHESVVGAPHNGLPAWQRKLFVFMKRNSSHVTDYYSLPHNQVIEIGRQVSI, translated from the coding sequence ATGTCGCACGCAAACGTCTCCGATTCGTCTACCCGCTCGCCGCTGTTTTTACTGGCGATTGGGGCGCTGGGTATTGTGTTTGGCGACATCGGCACCAGCCCGCTGTATACCTTCAACGCGGTGCTTCAGCTCGCGGGCGACAACACCCAGCCGGAGACAGTCCTCGGCGCGCTGTCGCTGCTGTTCTGGACGCTGATCCTCATTACCTCGGTGAAATACGTCATGCTCGCCATGCGCATCGACAACAACGGCGAGGGCGGCATTCTGGCGCTAATGTCGCTGCTCACCGGCAAGGAGAAGCAGCATCGCCTGATTATCTTTGCCGGACTGTTTGGCGCGGCGCTGGTGTATGGCGACGGCGCGGTCACCCCGGCGATTTCCGTCCTCTCCGCGCTGGAGGGGATGGAGCTTATTATCCCCGGCGTCTCGCCCTATATTCTGCCGATCACTATTGCGATTCTTATCGCCATCTTTTCCGTCCAGCATTTTGGTACCGCGCGGATCAGCAAATGGTTTGCGCCGGTGATGGTGGTCTGGTTTATGAGCATGGCGATGCTCGGCGTTCACGGCATCATTCTGAACCCTGAAGTGCTAAAAGCGCTGAACCCCTGGTACAGCGTGCATTTTTTGTTCTCTAACGGCTATGCCAGCTTCGTGATTCTGGGCGGCGTCTTTTTGTGCGTCACCGGCGCGGAGGCGCTGTATGCCGACATGGGTCACTTTGGTAAGCGGCCGGTGTGGCTGGCCTGGTTTGGGCTGGTGTTTCCCTGCCTGCTGCTCAACTACGCCGGGCAGGCGGCGTTTATTCTGGCGAACCCGCACCTGACCGATAATATTTTCTACCGTCTGGCGCCGTCGGTGCTGCGCGGGCCGCTGATCGTGCTGGCGACGCTGGCGACCATTATCGCCAGCCAGGCCATTATCACCGGCGCGTTTTCGATGACCCGCCAGGCGATTCAGCTCGGCTGGCTGCCGCGGATGCGGATCACCCAAACGGCGGAAGATAACTACGGGCAGATTTATATCGGCGCGGTGAACTGGGCGCTGATGGTGGCGACGCTGGCGCTGGTGCTCTTTTTCCGCTCATCGGCCGCGCTGGCCTCGGCCTACGGGATAGCCGTGTCGCTGACCATGCTGATGACTACCTGCCTGCTGTTTATCGCGATGCGGCAAATCTGGAACTGGGGACGCGTGCCCTGCGCGCTGGTGGCCGGCGCGTTTCTGGTGATCGACAGCAGCTTTGTGGCGGCGAATATGGCGAAGCTGATGAACGGCGGCTATATCCCGCTGCTGCTCGCCGCCGCGCTCTGCATGCTGATGATTATCTGGCGCCGGGGAACCACGCAGATCGTCCGCAATATCAACGAGCACCCGGTTTCGATGACCGCCTTTTTACAGACCATCCGCGAGAGCGCGGTTTCCCGGGTGCCGGGCACCGGCATTTTCCTGTCCAAACAGCCGGATATCACGCCAGCGGTGATGTCCTGGCACGTAGCCCGCAACCATGCGCTGCAAAAAAATCTGATCGTGACGACCATCGAAATTGCCATGGTGCCGCGAATTGCCAGCGAGGAGCGGGTACGGGTGCAGCAGGTCGACGAGAGCGTCTACCGGGTGATGGCGCGCTATGGCTTTATGGAGTCGCCGAACATTCCGCAGCTGTTGCAGGGGATTGAACTGTTCGCGCAGGTGGATTTCACCGACGCAACCTGGTACATCGGCCATGAGTCGGTGGTGGGCGCGCCGCATAACGGGCTGCCGGCCTGGCAGCGCAAGCTGTTTGTGTTTATGAAGCGCAACAGTTCGCACGTCACCGATTACTACTCGCTGCCGCATAACCAGGTTATCGAGATCGGGCGCCAGGTGAGTATCTGA
- the gspL gene encoding type II secretion system protein GspL translates to MKQVLFVRPGREGDARVWWRESGSLQVGELAGWDDIATLGDHALADRVCLLLPASEMIFRRFTLTGKRLRGQAASFSWLAEETVIGDVDELHWTVLQKRGGDVDAVAIARTRLADWLTRCADAGLTVVQVLPDAYLLPETAGGCTLASAESEYWLRMSPPGACQSDAQWLPLLLQKGAINGVTCYGDAPAGVAVGIQEAWQHPLLLIQAQWEACRISLLHGEFALRAGSEQSRRRYRRWLLAAAALVCCLFLLPPALRGWLLVQQENRLQDEMMQLTQHHFPSLRQASNLKYHFGQSVKKEKKGLFLQLEVLNALRQRVPGVQVNRIEYDDRSQRITLLVASSQQRALEQFVGQAEAQFTFALQPVSTVAPYTAMMTGTWK, encoded by the coding sequence ATGAAACAGGTGCTTTTTGTGCGCCCCGGCCGCGAGGGCGACGCCAGAGTGTGGTGGCGCGAGTCCGGCAGCCTGCAGGTGGGCGAACTGGCGGGGTGGGACGATATCGCCACGCTCGGCGATCATGCGCTGGCGGATCGCGTCTGCCTGCTGCTACCCGCCAGCGAGATGATTTTTCGTCGCTTCACTCTTACCGGGAAGCGGCTTCGCGGCCAGGCCGCGTCGTTCTCCTGGCTGGCGGAAGAGACGGTGATTGGCGACGTAGACGAGCTGCACTGGACGGTGCTGCAAAAGCGCGGCGGCGACGTGGATGCGGTCGCCATTGCGCGTACGCGGCTGGCGGACTGGCTGACGCGCTGCGCCGATGCCGGTCTGACGGTCGTGCAGGTGTTGCCCGATGCGTATCTGCTGCCGGAAACGGCCGGGGGCTGCACGCTGGCGAGCGCGGAGAGCGAATACTGGCTGCGGATGTCGCCGCCCGGAGCCTGCCAAAGCGATGCGCAGTGGCTGCCGCTGCTGCTGCAAAAGGGCGCGATTAACGGTGTGACCTGCTATGGCGACGCGCCAGCGGGCGTCGCCGTCGGAATACAGGAGGCGTGGCAGCACCCGCTGCTGCTTATTCAGGCGCAGTGGGAGGCCTGTCGCATCAGCCTGCTGCACGGCGAGTTCGCGCTGCGCGCGGGTTCTGAGCAAAGCCGCCGGCGCTATCGGCGGTGGCTGCTGGCCGCCGCGGCGCTGGTCTGCTGCCTGTTTTTGCTGCCGCCCGCGCTGCGCGGCTGGCTGCTGGTGCAGCAGGAAAACCGGCTGCAGGACGAGATGATGCAGCTTACGCAGCACCATTTCCCCAGCCTTCGACAGGCCAGCAATCTCAAATACCACTTCGGTCAGAGCGTGAAAAAAGAAAAAAAAGGGCTGTTTTTGCAGCTTGAGGTGCTGAATGCCCTGAGGCAGCGCGTACCCGGCGTGCAGGTAAACCGCATTGAATATGACGATCGCAGCCAGAGAATCACCCTGCTGGTGGCGTCATCTCAGCAGCGGGCGCTGGAGCAGTTTGTCGGGCAGGCGGAGGCGCAGTTTACGTTTGCGCTGCAGCCCGTATCAACGGTCGCGCCCTATACCGCGATGATGACAGGAACCTGGAAATGA
- the gspM gene encoding type II secretion system protein GspM — MNAQIMKLDARWQAMSVRERGLALLCALAIGLAALWYGVWQPLAAINRNSQQTIERQLETIRWMRSEITRMHIPVRQTITENVRTVVEDSASELQIPLSQVQQQGKTLSFSVTQVDFAVLKNWMREVNLASGARIEKITLTPVDRRQQVSAEVLLSWGTP; from the coding sequence ATGAACGCGCAGATAATGAAGCTTGATGCGCGCTGGCAGGCGATGAGCGTCCGCGAGCGCGGGCTGGCTCTGCTGTGCGCGCTGGCGATCGGTCTGGCCGCGCTGTGGTACGGCGTCTGGCAGCCGCTGGCGGCGATAAACCGGAACAGCCAGCAGACGATTGAACGCCAGCTGGAGACGATTCGCTGGATGCGCAGCGAAATCACCCGGATGCATATTCCTGTGCGCCAGACGATCACCGAAAATGTGCGTACGGTCGTGGAGGACAGCGCCAGTGAGCTGCAGATCCCGCTGAGCCAGGTTCAGCAGCAGGGTAAAACCCTCTCGTTTTCGGTCACGCAGGTGGATTTTGCTGTGCTTAAAAACTGGATGCGGGAGGTGAATTTAGCGTCCGGCGCCAGGATTGAAAAAATAACCCTCACGCCGGTCGACCGACGCCAGCAGGTCAGCGCGGAGGTTCTGTTATCGTGGGGGACGCCGTGA
- a CDS encoding NAD-dependent epimerase/dehydratase family protein: protein MKVLVTGATSGLGRNAVEYLRRKGISVRATGRNEAMGRLLEKMGAEFVHADLTELVSSQAKVMLAGIDTLWHCSSFTSPWGTQEAFDLANVRATRRLGEWSVAWGVRNFIHISSPSLYFDYHHHRGITEDFRPRRFANEFARSKAAGEEVIHLLAQANPNTRFTILRPQSLFGPHDKVFIPRLAQMMHHYGSVLLPRGGAAQVDMTYYENAVHAMWLASQPACDSLASARAYNITNGEPCSLKSIVQKLIDELDITCRIRSVPYPMLDMVARSMERFGNKSAKEPSFTHYGVSKLNFDFTLDITRAREELGYQPVVTLDEGIVRTAHWLKDHGKLHR, encoded by the coding sequence ATGAAGGTACTGGTCACCGGGGCCACCAGCGGTTTAGGCCGCAATGCGGTGGAATATCTGCGTCGCAAAGGCATCAGCGTCCGGGCTACCGGGCGCAACGAGGCGATGGGTCGGCTGCTGGAAAAAATGGGCGCCGAGTTCGTGCATGCGGATTTAACCGAGCTGGTTTCCTCACAGGCCAAGGTGATGCTGGCCGGAATCGACACGCTGTGGCACTGCTCCAGCTTCACCTCCCCCTGGGGAACGCAGGAAGCGTTTGACCTGGCCAACGTCCGCGCCACCCGCCGTCTCGGCGAGTGGTCGGTGGCCTGGGGCGTGCGCAACTTTATCCATATCTCGTCGCCGTCGCTCTATTTCGACTATCACCACCACCGCGGTATTACCGAGGATTTCCGCCCGCGCCGTTTCGCCAACGAGTTCGCCCGCAGCAAAGCGGCCGGTGAAGAGGTGATCCACCTGCTGGCGCAGGCTAACCCCAACACCCGCTTCACCATTTTGCGCCCACAGAGCCTGTTTGGGCCGCACGACAAGGTGTTTATCCCGCGTCTGGCGCAGATGATGCACCACTACGGCAGCGTGCTGCTGCCGCGCGGCGGCGCCGCGCAGGTGGATATGACCTACTACGAAAACGCCGTCCACGCCATGTGGCTGGCAAGCCAGCCCGCCTGCGATTCGCTCGCCTCGGCCCGCGCCTATAACATCACCAACGGCGAACCGTGCAGCCTGAAAAGCATCGTGCAGAAGCTGATTGACGAGCTCGACATCACCTGCCGTATTCGCTCGGTGCCCTACCCGATGCTGGACATGGTCGCCCGCAGCATGGAGCGCTTTGGCAACAAGTCGGCGAAAGAACCCTCCTTCACCCACTACGGCGTATCGAAGCTGAACTTCGATTTTACCCTCGATATCACCCGCGCCCGCGAAGAGCTGGGCTACCAGCCCGTCGTCACGCTGGATGAAGGCATTGTGCGCACCGCGCACTGGCTGAAAGATCACGGAAAACTGCACCGCTGA
- the iagB gene encoding type III secretion system invasion protein IagB produces the protein MKYALLIVLALSQPVLANCWKRAGEYYHVDPWLLLAIANVESGMNPRAIGWNHDGTHDVGLMQINSVHFPELAPLGIDEQRLMAEPCTSIMVGASILSNMIKVYGNNWEAVGAYNAGVKKERYPQRMVYARQVWNKYQQLRLASR, from the coding sequence ATAAAATACGCGCTGTTGATCGTTCTGGCCCTCAGCCAGCCGGTTTTGGCCAACTGCTGGAAGAGAGCCGGGGAATATTATCATGTCGATCCGTGGTTATTACTGGCAATCGCCAACGTGGAGTCGGGAATGAACCCGCGCGCTATTGGCTGGAACCACGACGGTACGCATGACGTTGGGCTAATGCAAATCAACAGCGTGCATTTTCCCGAACTCGCCCCGTTGGGGATTGATGAGCAGCGGCTGATGGCCGAACCCTGCACCTCAATTATGGTCGGCGCCTCTATTTTATCCAACATGATTAAGGTCTACGGCAATAACTGGGAAGCGGTTGGCGCTTATAACGCGGGAGTGAAAAAGGAACGCTATCCGCAGCGAATGGTATATGCCCGACAGGTATGGAATAAATATCAGCAGCTCAGGCTGGCTTCCCGATAA